One Candidatus Krumholzibacteriia bacterium DNA segment encodes these proteins:
- a CDS encoding glycosyltransferase — protein sequence MGDARQVHLRRWAMYFMDAGYDVLTLSLEPGDGFPGPFRRIRVWGGLPDAARYPLAALRVRRIIGDFIPDVVSAHFAPNYGLIAALVCRRPWVLSAWGSDVMTDPDKSPFHRRRTQFVLKRAAFVTSDARVLTERILSFGVAEERVREFPYGVDTALFRPNPQPQARGPRIISNRKLETLYAVDTAVDAMAAVREALPDATLTIAGDGRERRALERRAASSHAAEAISFAGPVAHAEMPALLADHHIYVSTARSDTTSVSLLEAMACGLFPVVTDIPANREWITDGENGRLVPPGEALRLAVAVVDSWRDAELRGRARGINLRIIDERARWDWSMRPARQLFDMLATDVDS from the coding sequence ATGGGCGACGCCCGCCAGGTCCACCTGCGCCGCTGGGCCATGTACTTCATGGACGCTGGCTACGACGTGCTCACGCTTTCGCTGGAACCGGGAGACGGTTTTCCGGGTCCCTTCCGGCGCATTCGCGTGTGGGGGGGACTGCCCGACGCCGCCCGCTATCCGCTGGCGGCGCTGCGCGTGCGCCGAATCATCGGCGACTTCATCCCCGACGTGGTGAGCGCACACTTCGCCCCCAACTACGGATTGATCGCGGCGCTGGTGTGCAGGCGCCCGTGGGTGCTCAGTGCATGGGGCAGCGACGTGATGACCGATCCCGACAAGAGCCCCTTCCACCGTCGGCGGACGCAATTCGTTCTGAAGCGAGCGGCGTTCGTGACCTCGGACGCGCGCGTGCTCACCGAGCGCATCCTCTCCTTCGGAGTGGCCGAGGAACGAGTGCGCGAGTTTCCCTACGGGGTCGACACGGCCCTTTTTCGACCGAATCCGCAGCCGCAGGCGCGCGGCCCCCGCATCATCAGCAACCGCAAACTCGAGACCCTCTACGCGGTCGACACCGCGGTCGACGCCATGGCCGCGGTGCGCGAGGCCCTCCCGGACGCCACCCTGACCATCGCAGGCGACGGCCGCGAACGGCGGGCACTCGAACGGCGCGCGGCCTCGTCGCACGCCGCGGAGGCGATCTCGTTTGCAGGGCCGGTGGCGCACGCCGAAATGCCGGCGCTGCTGGCGGACCACCACATATATGTTTCCACGGCGCGATCGGACACCACCTCGGTGTCGCTGCTCGAGGCCATGGCGTGCGGCCTCTTCCCCGTCGTCACCGACATCCCCGCCAACCGCGAGTGGATCACCGACGGCGAAAACGGGCGCCTGGTGCCACCGGGAGAGGCGCTGCGGCTGGCGGTCGCGGTGGTGGATTCATGGCGTGATGCGGAACTCCGGGGGCGCGCCCGCGGTATCAATCTGCGTATCATCGATGAACGCGCGCGCTGGGACTGGTCCATGCGCCCGGCGCGACAGCTCTTCGACATGCTCGCGACCGACGTCGATTCTTGA
- a CDS encoding nucleoside deaminase, with protein MTQDVRWMEEALAEAERAYAAGEVPVGAVVVLERRVVGRGHNRTVRTGQPFEHAEVVALWDAVGAVGAREVENAVLYSTIEPCVMCIGAALLARIPRVVFGAREPRTGACESIFAIQNEPRLLHRPVVIGGVEEGRCRELMQRFFEQRRDG; from the coding sequence ATGACACAGGACGTCCGCTGGATGGAGGAGGCGCTCGCGGAAGCGGAGCGCGCGTACGCCGCCGGCGAGGTTCCCGTGGGCGCGGTGGTCGTCCTGGAGCGCCGCGTGGTGGGGCGCGGGCACAACCGGACCGTGCGCACGGGACAGCCCTTTGAGCACGCTGAGGTGGTGGCGCTGTGGGACGCGGTGGGTGCGGTGGGCGCCCGGGAGGTCGAGAACGCGGTTCTGTACAGCACCATCGAGCCGTGCGTGATGTGCATCGGTGCGGCGCTGCTGGCGCGGATCCCGCGGGTGGTCTTCGGAGCGCGCGAACCGCGCACCGGTGCGTGCGAGAGTATCTTTGCCATCCAGAACGAGCCACGGCTGCTCCATCGGCCGGTGGTGATCGGCGGCGTCGAGGAAGGCCGCTGTCGTGAGTTGATGCAACGGTTCTTCGAACAGCGGCGCGACGGATGA